Proteins encoded in a region of the Lepeophtheirus salmonis chromosome 6, UVic_Lsal_1.4, whole genome shotgun sequence genome:
- the LOC121119704 gene encoding mitochondrial uncoupling protein 4 encodes MVHTEDTTTSDTQTTSKAKKKKLYAEEDISKLRVMASDSFSIPTKYLMSVAAASIAEFVTYPLDLTKTRLQLQGEITTGSQKQFRYRGMLATAIGVVKEEGVLMLWRGISPALLRHAIYTGIRMSAYEEVRSNLQKKDKNGFPLWKKVIAGMTAGGLGQLVASPTDLVKTQIQMEGRRRLQGYEPRVHGMVDAFKKIIAQAGVLGLWRGCWPNVQRAALVNLGDLSTYDSVKSAILRNTNLKDNSFTHCLSSACAGLVGATMGTPADVVKARIMNQTTSPDGKGLVYKNSIDCIRQTIQNEGFFALYKGFLPCWLRMAPWSLTFWLSFEQIRYNFGAKSW; translated from the exons ATGGTTCACACAGAAGACACTACAACGAGTGACACACAGACAACTAGTaaagcaaaaaagaagaaactctATGCAGAGGAGGATATTTCGAAACTCCGAGTCATGGCTTCGGACTCATTTTCCATCCCAACAAAATACCTCATGTCCGTCGCTGCTGCATCCATTGCGGAATTCGTTACTTATCCCTTAGATTTGACGAAAACGAG GCTCCAGTTGCAAGGAGAAATTACTACAGGctctcaaaaacaatttcgatATCGGGGGATGTTAGCTACTGCTATTGGAGTTGTGAAGGAAGAAGG GGTACTTATGTTATGGCGGGGAATAAGTCCAGCTTTATTGAGACACGCTATATATACCg GTATTCGTATGTCAGCATACGAGGAGGTACGGTCCAATTTacaaaagaaagacaaaaacgGTTTTCCATTATGGAAAAAAGTGATTGCTGGAATGACTGCGGGGGGATTAGGTCAACTTGTTGCTTCTCCGACGGATCTTGTCAAAACACAAATACAGATGGAAGGTAGAAGAAGACTTCAAGGATATGAGCCTAGAGTACATGGAATGGTAGATGCCTTCAA aaaaattattgcTCAAGCAGGGGTTTTGGGCCTCTGGCGTGGATGTTGGCCAAATGTTCAAAGAGCAGCTCTTGTCAACCTTGGTGATTTATCTACTTACGACTCTGTGAAGTCTGCCATATTAAGAAATACGAATCTTAAAGATAACTCTTTCACTCATTGTCTCTCGTCGGCTTGTGCTGG tttggtTGGTGCAACCATGGGTACACCAGCAGATGTTGTAAAAGCGAGGATAATGAATCAAACTACCTCACCTGACGGTAAAGGACTCGTctacaaaaattcaattgattGCATTAGACAAACGAttcaaaatgaaggattttttgctcTTTATAAAGGATTTTTACCTTGTTGGTTAAGGATGGCTCCTTGGTCCTTGACCTTTTGGCTTTCATTTGAACAAATCAGATATAATTTTGGAGCTAAATCTTGGTGA